One Narcine bancroftii isolate sNarBan1 chromosome 3, sNarBan1.hap1, whole genome shotgun sequence DNA window includes the following coding sequences:
- the LOC138759427 gene encoding myeloid-associated differentiation marker homolog has product MPVRFSDPSDLISSKAVARLLQVVFPCAALGLSETAEGSARHGGFAAFAVTAWCFSFIATLLIFGIEFTQLHSLFPPTWKNVSVAATAFAGLLNLASSVTYPLLVVSADGSRPCLKSGAWSRRPCSYHIAATVCSSAAFLAYAAEVLMSRSSRRSTYMATWPGLLKVLQVSVACVLAVPLATGAVPPFPGFWWAVAALGACALVSLVAMVMVVACRSCCPVPLERMLATFSALGVLLYGAVLVAWTLGLVGQDHQPAGPEQEDCRWKLCLMFTVLISVNLLAYITDLAYSIKLSCSRN; this is encoded by the coding sequence ATGCCGGTGAGATTCAGCGACCCCAGTGACCTGATCTCCTCCAAGGCGGTGGCGCGGCTGCTGCAGGTCGTCTTCCCGTGTGCGGCGTTGGGGCTGTCGGAGACGGCCGAGGGCTCGGCCCGGCACGGGGGCTTCGCCGCCTTCGCCGTGACCGCCTGGTGCTTCTCGTTCATCGCCACCCTCTTGATCTTCGGGATCGAGTTCACCCAGTTGCACAGTCTCTTCCCCCCGACCTGGAAGAACGTGTCGGTGGCCGCGACCGCCTTCGCCGGCCTCCTGAACCTGGCCTCGTCGGTCACCTACCCGCTGCTGGTGGTGAGCGCCGACGGCAGCCGGCCCTGCCTCAAGTCCGGAGCCTGGAGCCGCCGCCCTTGCTCCTACCACATCGCTGCCACCGTCTGTTCCTCCGCGGCCTTCCTCGCTTACGCGGCTGAGGTGCTCATGTCGCGGAGCTCCCGCCGCAGCACTTACATGGCCACCTGGCCCGGACTGCTCAAAGTCCTGCAAGTCTCCGTCGCCTGCGTCCTCGCCGTTCCCCTGGCAACCGGCGCCGTCCCGCCGTTCCCCGGCTTCTGGTGGGCCGTAGCCGCGCTCGGCGCCTGCGCGCTGGTGTCCCTCGTTGCCATGGTGATGGTGGTGGCGTGCCGGTCCTGCTGCCCTGTGCCACTGGAACGGATGTTGGCCACTTTCAGCGCGCTCGGCGTGCTTCTGTACGGGGCCGTGCTGGTGGCCTGGACCCTCGGTCTCGTCGGACAGGACCATCAGCCGGCGGGTCCCGAGCAAGAGGACTGCCGCTGGAAACTGTGCCTCATGTTCACCGTGTTGATCAGCGTTAACCTCCTGGCCTACATCACCGACCTCGCCTACTCCATCAAGCTGAGCTGCTCCAGGAACTGA